The Paramisgurnus dabryanus chromosome 3, PD_genome_1.1, whole genome shotgun sequence genome includes a window with the following:
- the LOC135732000 gene encoding uncharacterized protein, with protein MGTYVAFHQLFPKCSYYRQWESQPTVGSMPVGNLQLSAATYFTGGSFVQVQKICKGMQLQIFTYETFRRHCRSFLEPAIIHKWKSEQQNLFQKFRQSGKIGLAGDMRADSPGHSAKYGSYTLMHTESNTILDTQLVQSNEVGGSYHMEKEGLKRCLDHLESSGLTVDYIVTDRHPQIQKYLRERNIIQFYDLWHFEKVYCFF; from the exons ATGGGTACATATGTGGCATTTCACCAGCTTTTCCCCAAGTGTAGTTACTACAGGCAATGGGAGAGCCAGCCCACTGTTGGTAGCATGCCGGTCGGAAATCTTCAGTTGTCTGCAGCCACGTATTTTACCGGAGGATCATTCGTCCAAGTACAAAAG ATTTGCAAGGGGATGCAATTACAAATTTTTACGTACGAAACCTTCCGGAGACATTGCAGGAGCTTCCTGGAGCCTGCCATAATCCACAAATGGAAAAGTGAACAACAAAACCTTTTCCAGAAGTTTAGACAGAGTGGAAAGATTGGCCTCGCCGGAGATATGCGTGCAGACTCACCCG GACATTCAGCCAAATATGGTAGTTACACGTTGATGCACACAGAGAGCAACACCATTTTGGACACACAACTTGTTCAG AGCAATGAAGTCGGCGGGAGTTACCATATGGAGAAAGAAGGTCTAAAGAGATGTCTTGATCATCTGGAGTCCAGTGGCTTAACAGTCGACTACATTGTGACTGACCGTCACCCTCAGATACAAAAATATTTGAGAGAACGCAACATAATACAGTTTTACGATTTGTGGCATTTTGaaaaagtttattgttttttttaa